In Dasypus novemcinctus isolate mDasNov1 chromosome 10, mDasNov1.1.hap2, whole genome shotgun sequence, one DNA window encodes the following:
- the THAP12 gene encoding 52 kDa repressor of the inhibitor of the protein kinase — MPNFCAAPNCTRKSTQSDLAFFRFPRDPARCQKWVENCRRADLEDKTPDQLNKHYRLCAKHFETSMICRTSPYRTVLRDNAIPTIFDLTSHLNNPHSRHRKRIKELSEDEIRTLNQRKIDETSEQEQKHKESNNSNSQNPSAEEGGEEQDEDILPLTIEEKENKEYLKSLFEILILMGKQNIPLDGHEADELPEGLFTPDNFQALLECRINSGEEVLRKRFETTAVNTLFCSKTQQKQMLEICEGCIREETLREVRDSHFFSILTDDVVDIAGEEHLPVLVRFVDESHNLREEFVGFLPYEADAEILAVKFHTTITEKWGLNMEYCRGQAYIVSSGFSSKMKVVASRLLEKYPQAVYTLCSSCALNMWLAKSVPVMGVSVALGTIEEVSSFFHRSPQLRLELDSVISVLFQSNEERGNELKEICHSQWTGRHDAFEILVDLLQALVLCLDGINSDTNVRWSNCIAGRAFALCSAVTDFDFVVTIVVLKNVLSFTRAFGKNLQGQTSDVFFAASSLTAVLHSLNEVMENIEVYHEFWFEEAINLAAKLDIQTKLPGKFRRAQQGNLESQLTSESYYKETLSVPTVEHIIQELKDIFSEQHLKALKCLSLVPSVMGQLKFNTSEEHHADMYRSDLPNPDTLSAELHCWRIKWKHRGKDIELPSTIYEALHLPDIKFFPNVYALLKVLCILPVMKVENERYENGRKRLKAYLRNTLTDQRSSNLALLNINFDIKHDLDLMVDTYIKLYTTKSELPTSNSETIENT, encoded by the exons aTGCCAGAAGTGGGTGGAGAATTGTAGGAGAGCAGACTTAGAAGATAAAACACCTGATCAGCTAAATAAACATTATCGGTTATGTGCCAAACACTTTGAGACCTCTATGATCTGTAGAACT agtCCTTATAGGACAGTTCTTCGAGATAATGCTATACCAACAATATTTGATCTTACCAGTCATTTGAATAATCCACATAGTAGACACAGAAAACGAATAAAAGAATTG AGTGAAGATGAAATCAGGACGCTGAATCAGAGAAAAA TTGATGAAACTTCTGAACAGGAACAAAAACATAAAGAATCAAACAACAGCAATTCTCAGAACCCCAGTGCAGAAGAAGGGGGTGAAGAACAGGATGAGGACATTTTACCTTTAACCattgaagagaaggaaaacaaagaatacCTGAAatctttatttgaaattttgattCTTATGGGGAAACAAAACATACCTCTGGATGGACATGAGGCTGACGAACTCCCGGAAGGCCTCTTTACTCCTGATAACTTTCAAGCACTGCTGGAGTGCCGAATAAATTCTGGTGAAGAGGTTCTGAGAAAGCGCTTTGAAACAACAGCTGTTAATACATTGTTCTGTTCGAAAACACAGCAGAAACAGATGCTCGAGATCTGTGAGGGCTGCATTCGCGAAGAAACCCTCAGGGAAGTGAGAGACTCGCACTTCTTTTCCATCCTCACTGATGATGTGGTGGACATAGCAGGGGAAGAGCACCTGCCCGTGTTGGTGAGGTTTGTCGATGAATCTCATAATCTGAGAGAGGAATTTGTGGGCTTTCTGCCTTATGAAGCTGATGCAGAAATTTTGGCTGTGAAATTTCACACTACAATAACTGAGAAGTGGGGACTGAACATGGAGTACTGTCGTGGACAGGCTTACATTGTGTCCAGTGGattttcttccaaaatgaaagTTGTTGCTTCTAGACTTCTGGAGAAATATCCCCAAGCTGTCTATACACTCTGCTCTTCCTGTGCCTTAAATATGTGGTTAGCAAAATCAGTGCCTGTGATGGGAGTATCTGTTGCATTGGGAACAATTGAggaagtttcttcttttttccatcGATCGCCACAACTACGTTTGGAACTTGACAGTGTAATTTCTGTCCTTTTTCAGAgcaatgaagaaagaggaaatgaactGAAGGAAATTTGCCATTCTCAGTGGACAGGCAGGCATGATGCTTTTGAAATTTTAGTGGATCTCCTGCAAGCACTTGTTTTATGTTTAGATGGTATAAATAGTGACACAAATGTTAGATGGAGTAACTGTATAGCTGGCCGAGCATTTGCACTCTGTAGTGCGGTAACAGATTTTGATTTCGTTGTTACCATTGTTGTTCTTAAAAATGTTCTATCTTTTACACGAGCCTTTGGGAAAAATCTCCAGGGGCAAACCTCTGATGTCTTCTTTGCAGCCAGCAGCTTGACTGCAGTACTGCATTCACTCAATGAAGTGATGGAAAATATTGAAGTTTATCATGAATTTTGGTTTGAGGAGGCCATAAATTTGGCAGCCAAACTTGATATTCAAACGAAACTCCCTGGCAAATTCCGCAGGGCTCAACAAGGTAACTTGGAATCTCAACTAACCTCTGAGAGTTACTATAAAGAAACCCTAAGTGTTCCAACAGTGGAGCACATTATTCAGGAACTTAAAGATATATTCTCAGAACAGCACCTCAAAGCACTTAAATGCTTATCTCTGGTGCCCTCTGTTATGGGGCAGCTCAAATTTAACACATCGGAGGAACACCATGCTGACATGTACAGAAGTGACTTACCCAATCCTGACACACTGTCAGCTGAGCTGCATTGTTGGAGAATCAAGTGGAAACACAGAGGGAAAGATATAGAGCTTCCTTCCACCATTTATGAAGCCCTCCATCTGCCTGACATCAAGTTTTTCCCTAATGTTTATGCATTGTTAAAGGTCTTATGTATTCTTCCTGTGATGAAGGTTGAGAATGAACGCTATGAAAATGGACGAAAGCGTCTCAAAGCATACCTGAGGAACACTTTGACAGACCAGAGGTCAAGTAACTTGGCTTTGCTtaatataaattttgatataaaaCATGATCTAGATTTAATGGTGGATACATATATCAAACTCTATACAACTAAGTCAGAGCTTCCTACAAGTAATTCAGAAACCATTGAAAATACATAA